TGATCAGCTTGTGTTTGCATGCTTTTTTAGAGGGAATGCCATTGGCAAAAGAGCAACATAATGAACTTATTTTTGGAATTTCATTACACCATATCCCTGCAGCCTTTGCATTAGCAAGTATATTGATGCAGAATCATTTTAAAAAAAGCAGCATTGTATTTTATCTAGTTATGTTTGCTATTATGGCGCCCCTTGGTTTTTACGTAAGTGTTGGTTTAAGCAACGGCACTATTGGAGGCCTTGATGCTTATTTCAATAAAATTATGGGCATTGTAATTGGTATCTTCTTACATATTTCTACCACCATATTGTTTGAATCGAGTGCCGATCATAAAATCAATACCCGTAAAATGATTGCCGTTTTATTAGGGATTGGTGTAGCATTGATCGGTTTCTTTGCCGGGCACTAGTTCAGTTGGCAGTTTTCAATTTTATTATATTAATGATGAGCAAAATTGGGCGCTCAATAAACATGAAGAGATTACTGATGTGCTAAGTTTTGTTTCGATGGGGTTTGAGGTAACACTAAGTGATGTTTATTATCGTGTTCGTTTTGGTCAGGAAAAACGAGACAAAAATTGAGAAGTGTGAACTGAAAATTTCCAACTGCCAACTGCATCACTTCTTCTCTTTCTTCTTCCCATAACCCCATGGACAGTGCTTACATTTATTTTTACAGCAATAACCCCGCTTTAAATGGTAGGATTCGGTAAAAACCATTAACCCATCTTCGTTAAAGTAAAAATCTTCGCCTTCTTTCATAATAGTTTGATTAAAGATTCTGAAACGAGTTCAGAATGACGATCCCTAAGGTTAATTTAATATTTTAACTTCTAGTTTATTTTTAAAATAATCTTTAAGCTGTTTTCCGTCGCCATGCAAAGTCCACACTTGTTTTGGTTTAACTTTTTCTATGGTTTCTAAAATTGCATCCCAATCGGCATGATCGGAAATATAAAGTGAAATCCCGTTTTGTTGCTGCAGATTCTTCCATCCAGAGGCAAAGGCCCGTACTACATTAATCGCCTTATGGTAGCTGTGAAAAACCATTGGAGGAACAATATAAACCTGATGTTCTTGATTATTTTTCATCTCCTTTCTATCGTACATTTTGTAATTCCCTACTTTTATGCCATAATCTTCGTAGATTTTAACAAAGGGCATAATACTGTGGTGAACCATCACATTCTTAGTAGGGCAATACTCGTTGAGCAATTGAATAATCCGTTGGCTTTTGCCCAGAGCGTAAGAACCCAACATAATATTCGCACTGGTTTCGTTCAGCTTTTTAATTTCATTTATGGGAGATGGATGTTTGGTTTCTGGATTGGCAAAGGTACTTTCTGTAATTAAAACGTCTGCTTCTACAAATTCAAAAGGTTCGCAGGTATTATCTGGTTCAATCTTATAATCACCTGTATAAAGATATTTTATGCCCTTATATTCCATTAGTACCTGTGCAGAGCCTAAAATATGTCCGGCAGAATAAAAAGTAATGGTAACCTCTTTTATTTTGAATGGCTCATGATAACTTTTAGTAAAAAAATCAACTGCTGCGAATTTGCGGTAACGGTGTTTCATAAAAGTTGCGGTAGCAGCGGTACAATAAACATTCTGGCTTCCACCTATGGCATGATCGCCATGCGCATGCGAAACCACAGCTTCTTTAACTGGCTGTTGTGGATCGAGGTAAAAATCGCCGTAAACACAATATAAACCCATTGGGGTAATGGTAATAAAATCTGCTAAAATCATATAGGATTAAGGCATTTAAGGATGATATGATTGGAGTAGATAATTAAACATTGGCACTTTTAAGCGCTTCCGCAGCTTTTAAAAATTGTTGGTGTAAGGCTAAAACCTGTTCAATTATTGATTGCTGTTCATCATTAACAATAAAATGATCGGCTATTTTCGATTTTTCTTCATCGCTCAATTGTTTATCCATACGTGCTTTAACCTGCTCTGCCGTTACTCCATCACGTAACATTACCCGCTTCATTTTAATGTCGTAAGGAGCAGTAACCAGGATCGTGGTATCACACATCTTGTAAGAACCACTTTCGAAAAGCAGCGCTGCTTCTTTAAGCGTATAAGGTGTATTTGCAGGTATGGTTTCTTCCCAGGCATCGAATGCTCTAAAAACTGCCGGGTGAACCAATGCATTTAATTTTGCAAGCGCTTCTTCGTTATTAAAAACAATGCCGGCAATGTGTTTATTGTTCAGTTTTCCATCTTCAAAATAACTATCATTGCCAAAAGCAGCTTTAACCCCTGCTACTAGCACCGCATCTTTACACATGATCTCTTTGGCCACAGTATCAGCATAAAACACAGGGATTCCCAATACTTCAAAAACCTTACAAGCGGTAGTTTTACCACTGCCTATACCTCCTGTTATACCTACTTTATACATTATTTTTCTACAATGAAATCTATTTTAGAAGGGCTTACACTCACCAATTTACAATAATCTGGAAATTCGGTTATTTTTACCGTAAACTGGCGATGCCCTAAATTTTGCCATTCATCAACATCAATGGTTGCGGTAATAAAACTTTCATCAACCTGATCGTAATTGCTCAAGGCCACTAAAAAGGTTACTTTAACTTTTTTAGGGTAAAGTTTAATGCTGTTATAGCTTCGATTATTGGTGATTTTTAAAGGTACCTCGATAGTTTTTTCAGTAAATTCATCAACAGGGAGCTTAACTTCTACAGATGATGGATAAATGCTTACATTTTTGTGGATGCTGTGCTGTAAAGCTACTCTCGTAGTGCTACTACTCTGTATCTTATCCTGTTTAAGCGTATCGGTTGGCCAAAATTTTAACTTTGAAAGCTCCTCCAACGGGCCAGCCACCTTTACATACTTGGGATTGAGGATAATTTCACTGGAAATACCATATTGTTTAACAAAACTCAGCTTATCTATCAATTTTACCGGAACTTTTTTCACCACGCGTTTAGTAAAATCGAAATAAAGGGTATCGGGTTTAACAGAAATTACTTTTTGGGTACTTTCTAATTGCCTGTTGATATTAAAAAGCTGATCGGAAAAAACAATAAAATCTTTGGTATTGAGCTGACTCAGACTAACAGAAACAGAAGGAGGACTGATCCTTAAACGGGCAAACAGTAGCTGCCAGCCTGTTCCTTCTACCTGTAAATCTATCGTATCTGATTGCAAAGGATAAAATGCTCTTTTGGTGGGGGTATTTTTAAAAACCAATACAGTTTTTGCTACATAAATATATTTGTTGTTTAATGCCATAAAAAGCCATGCAGCTATAGCCAGAAGCAAGCAGGCCAATAAGCTAAATACGCGTCTTTTTTCAATCTTCGTTAACCTAATGAAGGGCATAATAAATTAATGTTAGCTGTAAGCTGGAAAAATATTATCCAAAATGCATTTAATCAAATGTAGTAAAACAAAAACAGTCCCGAAAGTTTTCGGGACTGCGCTTAAATTTTATTAATTTATTAGGCTTTAGGCGCTACAACTGCTTTGGTTGCATCTAAAGAAACCGCTGATTTATCGAAACGGATCTTTACACCACCTTCAACCTCAATTAAAAAAGTTGTTTCATTCATATCGGCAATGCGACCGTGAATACCTGCAGTAGTTACGATTTTATCTCCTTTTTTTAATTCTTCAACCAATTTTTTATGGTCTTTCGCTTTTTTAACTTGTGGACGGATCATGAAAAAGTAGAAAACTACCATGATGAGTACCATTGGTACAATTGTAGTTAGCATGTTACTACCACCTGCTGCTGCCTGTAATATTACTGTTGATGTCATTTCTTATTTATTTGTGTTTTTGTGAAATTTGATCCTTATGGATGATGCCATAAACAATCGAACCAATTTATTTTTTAGCAAGTACCTCACCTACTAAATGAACAGTGGTTACTGTTGGATTTGCATTTGATGTTACGGTTACTACTTTATCTTGCATGCCCATTTTGCCTTCGCTATTAAAAACTACGCTAATTACACCTTCCTTACCCGGCAAAATAGGCTCGCCTGGTACCTGAGGAACAGTACAGCCACAAGTTGCCGTTGCATTTGAAACAATCAGCGGACTTTTACCTGTGTTTTTAAGTTTGAAATCGTGCTTTACTTTTTCGCCTTGTGTTATTTTACCGAAATCGAAAATATCGCGTTCAAAAACAATAACAGGTGCATCTGCCGGAGCAACTTTAGCAGTTTTTGATGTATCGTTGCCAACAGAAACTGCTGTAGCGGTTTCGCTGGTTTTATTATTTGCATTACGACATGCCACAAATGAAAGTGCAGCAATAGCCAAGATAAATGTTCTTTTCATTTTTAATCTTCGATTAATCCACGGCCAATCTTTTTAATAGTGTTGTTTTTCTTAAGATCGCCTAAAATTTTGTCTAAAATACCGTTAATAAATGAATTACTCTTCGGTGTACTGTAATCTTTTGATAACTCTAAATATTCATTGATGGTTACTTTAACCGGAATAGATGGAAAATTTAACAGTTCACAAATGGCCATTTTCATTAAAATGGTATCCATCAATGCAATACGCTCCGATTCCCAGTTTTTGGTTCTATCGGCAATCATTTCCTGGTATTTTGCATCGTTCTGCAAAGTATATACAAAAAGATCCTGAACAAATTTGCTGTCTTCAATCCAATCGGCACTAATTTCGGTTAATTTATTTTTGAAAGGATCTTCAGATGTAAAGTTTTTCAGGGTTTTGGCTACCATACCTTTCATCACTTCATGATCTACCTGCCAGTTGATAAATTTCTCTTCGAAAACCTGTAAAATGGCCTGGTTTTTTAAGATGATTTTACGGAAAATGTATTTGATGATGTCTTTCGATGATTCTAAACTTTCGTTCGGATCGGCAAGATAATCGGCATATTCTTTTGATGCTTTTAAAGAATTGTAGACGGTTTTACGGATTTCTGGATCGAAACCCCAATCTACCTTATATTTTTTTATCGCAGAAGCATACTCGGGATTTTGCTGCAATAAAACACTAAACTTATTGTGTAGCAATTTCATATTAGGATTAATATCCTCTGCTGTTTTAATAAACTTATTTGCGCGCTCTGCAGCGTCGTTAGCAGTAAATTCGGTAACTTCTACCATTAAAGATAACATCCAGATGTACATTTCGTACACGCTATCGATGCTCTGCATTAAAGTTTTTAAATCACCTTTAATGTCTTTTTTGTCTGCCATGTGCCAAGCAAAAATATTTTGCAAAGCTTTGATTCTTAAGTGCCTTCTGTTTAACATGAATGTAAGAACGAGTGTGGTTTTTTAAAACCTGTTTTAATAATTATGATTTAATATGACGATTTAATTTTTTTAATGTCTGCAATCCGCTTCTCGGCTATGCGATTGGCAGCAATATTTGTTGATATATTTTCAGTTTTACTTAACTTAATTACACTGCGCGTAGCATCGTAAATATTCTCTGTAAGCTGTACTGTACGTTTTTTACCAAAACCAGTTAACTCCGAATAGCAGGAAATTAATCCACCAGCATTGATCAGATAATCAGGTGCAAATAAAATTCCTTTCTTCAAAAGCAACTCGCTATCTAAAACTTCATCTTTCAACTGATTGTTTGCTGAACCTGCAATAATTGCAAATTTCATTTTTTCAATGGTTTTGTTGTTAACGGTAGCACCCATTGCGCATGGGGCATAAACATCGGCATCGGTTGTAAAAATTTTATCGGCCTCGATCGGTTTTGCTTTATATTTCCGGGCAACGTAAGTTAATTGCTCCTGGTTAATATCGCTAATCAAAACCTCGGCATTTTCTTTTCTTAACAGAGCAACCAGATGCTCACCAACATTTCCGATACCTTGTACTACAATGGTTCTTCCAGCCAGCATATCTGTACCGAAAACTTCTTTAACACTAGCTTTAATACCTAAATAAACACCCTGCGCAGTAAAAGGGGCTGGGTTGCCTGCACCGCCGATAGACTCGGGAACACCAGTAACATAATTGGTTTCCATACGGATATATTCCATATCGCGTGTATTGGTACCCATTTCTTCTGCGGTAATAAATTCGCCATTTAGGTTTTTAATAAACCTACCATAGCTACGCATTAAAGTTTCTGTTTTGTCTTTTCTGGAATCGCCTATAATTACACCTTTTCCACCACCCAGATTTAATCCTGTTATTGCAGCCTTATAAGTCATTCCACGCGATAAACGCAGCGCATCTTCTAATGCTTCGCTTTCTGTACTATAGCTCCACATGCGTGTTCCACCTAAAGCAGGACCCAATGTAGTATCGTGTATAGCAATAATTGCTTTTAAACCTGTATCTGGATCGTTGCAAAAAACCAATTTTTTATGGCCATAGGCACTTAATTGATCTAAAATTGAAAAATCTGACGGAGAATTTGCTGGCATATTGAACGTTCGGATAACCTGCTGCAAAATTAAAATAAAAAACCATTATTACGTGTATTTAACAAAAATACAATAAAATTTATTCGATGGAGATGGTTTTTTGGGCTAAACCTGGCAGATTTGCGAAGCCTGTAAGATCTAAACCACAATACAATTAGGTAGCCGTATTATTTTAGAAAAGCAGGGTTCGGTACATTTGGGTTACAAAAGCCCCGCTATGCACTTCAAAGCCTTGGCTCGTACCTCGCCTGCAGGTTTTACGCTCCTATCGGGTTTAGGAGGCAAAGACATCTGAAGTTTGAGGTAGTGCCAAAACGCTGCGTTAGGGATTGTAAGGGTTCAGTACCGATTCTTCATCGGTACCGCAGCAAAGCGGAGCCCTGAAAAGCCCGCCCCTTGCGCAGCTTGGGTAACGCCCAAATTAGTAAGCCGTTAATTAGCCCTACAAACTCACAGCCTCCAAAACTCGAAGATTGGAAAGAGTGTCATCATTTTTTAAAGCTTAGACCAGAATAGATAAATATGTATTATGAAATAACAAAATTAGCTAAGTTTGTATAGAATGAAACATTTAAGCCGATTAAACAAATACTTTCTTAAATACAAATGGTGGATTATACCCGGAAGTATTTTTGTGGTAATTTCTAATATTTTTGGGGTAGTGCCTGCCCAGGTAATTGGCTATGCTGTTGATCTGATTACCGAAAACATTCAGCTATTTAATCTCTTTTATGGTTTCGATCGGCAGGCCATTATTTACGACATATTTAGTAGTAACCTTTTATTTTTTGGATTGCTGGTTATTGCACTCTATTTATTACGTGGACTGTTTCTGTTCTTTATGCGCCAAACCATTATTTTAATGTCGCGGCATATAGAGTTTGATATGAAGAACGATATTTACCAGCATTACCAGGAGCTGAGCTTAGGTTTTTACCGCAGAAATAATACTGGCGATTTGATGAACCGCGCTACAGAAGATGTTAACCGCGTAAGGATGTACGTGGGTCCGGCAATTATGTACACCATTAACACTTTTGTTTTATCGGTGCTTATTATCTGGTCGATGTTTGATGTAAATGCCAAACTGGCCATCTATTGCCTGTTGCCCCTCCCTTTTCTGGTGGTGATTATCTACTATGTAAATACGCTGATCTTTAAGAAAAGCGGGAAGATACAGGAGCGTTTATCAGATCTTTCCAGTTTTGTACAGGAACGTTTTTCGGGGATCAGGATTATTAAATCATATGTGCGTGAAGATTATACACGAAATATGTTCTCCATCCAGAGCAACGATTATAAAAAAGATTCGATGAGCCTGGTTAAAGTATCGGCATTGTTTTATCCTACCATGCTTTTATTAATTGGTTTGAGTACCATTTTAACCATATATATTGGCGGTATCCAGGTAATGAATGGCAGTATCACCGCAGGGAATATTGCCGAGTTTATCATTTACATTAACCAGTTAACCTTTCCGGTAACCATGCTGGGCTGGGTTACTTCTTTAATCCAACGGGCTGCTGCCTCACAAAAAAGGATAAACGAGTTTTTAGATATCCCATCTGACATTCAATCGGAAGAAACCGCTGAAATTGAGTTAAGTGGAAATATCAAATTTAATCATGTGAGTTTTACCTACCCTGACACAGGCATTGAAGCTTTAAAAGATGTGAGTTTTGAGATTAATAGTGGCGAATTTGTAGCCATCATCGGAAAGACAGGGTCAGGAAAATCGACATTGGCCAATCTGATTATGCGGATGTATGATGTAGAAAATGGCGTGATAAACATTGATGGAAAGAATATAAAAACGCTAAACCTTAAAAACTACCGTAACCAGATTGGCTTTGTACCACAAGAAGTTTTCCTCTTTTCTGATACCATAAAAAACAATATAGCCTTTGGCTTAGACAAGGTTACGGATGAAGAAGTGCATGCGGCAGCAAGAAATGCCTCGGTTTATACCAACATTATCGACTTCGAAGAAAAATTCGAAACGATGCTGGGTGAACGGGGAATAACGCTCTCTGGAGGACAAAAACAACGCGTTTCTATTGCAAGGGCATTGATTAAATCGCCTAAAATTTTAATCTTCGATGATTGCCTTTCGGCGGTTGATACTAAAACGGAGGAAGAAATACTACAAAACCTCGGTAAAATCATGGCCGGAAAAACAAGTATTTTAATTGCCCATAGGATTTCGACCATTAAAAATGCAGATAAAATTTTGGTACTGGACAATGGCAAAATCATTGAGCAAGGCACACACAATGAATTACTTAGTCTAAATGGCAGCTATACCGATCTTTATAACCACCAACTTTTGGAGGAGGAAACGCGAACTATTTAAATTGTATTAAAATTGTATTTTGAACTTTAAATATTTGCTTTATATTTACCGAAACCAAAAACCAACATCAATACCAACCATGGGAGAATTCGACAACAAGGAAAGAGAAGAAGTTTTTTCAAAGAAAGTAAGAGCAGGTAAGAGAACTTATTTCTTCGACGTGAAGGCTACAAGATCGGGTGATTATTATTTAACAGTTACCGAGAGTAAGAAAAGATTAGAAGACGGTGTGTTTGTAAAACATAAAATCTTTTTATACAAAGAAGATTTCGAAAAATTTGCAGAAGGATTAAATGAAACTGTTGATTACATCAAAACTCACCAGGATGTGGTTGAAAAACGTTATGAATATTCTGAAAATGGAGAACATAGCGCTAAAGCAAGCGACGATTTTACTTTTTAAGTAATTATAATTTCAAATAAAAAAGCCTCCCGATTTTAAAAATCAGGAGGCTTTTTTTATCTGTGTACAGTTTATTTTTTATTTTACACCTACACTGCTAACGGCTATAGTAAGAATTAACAGGAAATAACTTATTGTTAACACAATGGTGAGTATTCCCCAAAATTTAAAAAGCGATTTTACATTCGCAATGGCATCGTTTAAATTTTCCTGATCGCCAAATAACACACCTTGTTTACCCTTGGCTGAAAAACGGAAAAGCAATAAACTTGGGTAGAAAAAGAGTAAGGCCAATAACAGGTAAAATATGGTAATCCCTGTAGCTCCTATACTGGCCAATGGTCCTAATTGATTGAGCATTGCAGGATTTGCCGTTATTGCGGCCCCTATTCCAAATGAACTTAAGGTTAAAAATGCAGAGAGAACAAAACCCACAACCGATAAAAATCTGGCCCATTTACTCATATCGTAAAAATAGCTCCGCATTTCTTCAGTAACAACCAATTTTACTTCCTGGGGCACTTCATTTTCAAAATCTTCCATTTATCTCTATTTATTTTTGGCTAAACATAGATAAAATATAGATTTGATACAATAGCAAGGGTTTAAATAAAGGTTTTAAAAGCTTATCTTTGCGCGGAATTTGAGGCGGAGAGCGGAGCATAGACATTGACTATGAACCATCGACCAAAAAACTATTGACTGTAAAATAAATACTAAAATATAAATGGCATTACAATGTGGTATAGTTGGTTTACCAAATGTTGGAAAATCGACTCTTTTTAACTGTTTATCAAATGCAAAAGCGCAGGCTGCAAACTTCCCCTTTTGTACTATTGAGCCCAATGTTGGCGTAATTACAGTACCTGATGATAGATTAACCAAACTGGCCGAGTTGGTTAAGCCAAACAAAGTGCAACCGAATACAATCGAGATTGTAGATATTGCAGGTTTGGTAAAAGGTGCATCGAAAGGCGAAGGCTTGGGAAACCAGTTTTTAGGAAATATCCGTGCTACGAATGCAATTATTCACGTTTTACGTTGTTTTGATGACGGAAATGTAATTCACGTGGATGGCTCTGTTGATCCGATTCGTGATCGTGAAATTATTGACACCGAGCTACAACTTAAAGATTTGGATACCGTTGACAAACGCATTCAAAAAGTGGAAAAAATGGCTAAAACTGGTGGCGATAAGGACGCAAAACGTACTTATGAAATTTTAACGGTGGTTAAATCTCATTTAGAAAGTGGTAAATCAATCCGTACAGCGCCATTGGCTCAAGATGATTTCGATTTTATTGAAGATTTAGGTTTACTTACGCAAAAGCCTGTAATGTACGTT
The nucleotide sequence above comes from Pedobacter riviphilus. Encoded proteins:
- the nusB gene encoding transcription antitermination factor NusB translates to MLNRRHLRIKALQNIFAWHMADKKDIKGDLKTLMQSIDSVYEMYIWMLSLMVEVTEFTANDAAERANKFIKTAEDINPNMKLLHNKFSVLLQQNPEYASAIKKYKVDWGFDPEIRKTVYNSLKASKEYADYLADPNESLESSKDIIKYIFRKIILKNQAILQVFEEKFINWQVDHEVMKGMVAKTLKNFTSEDPFKNKLTEISADWIEDSKFVQDLFVYTLQNDAKYQEMIADRTKNWESERIALMDTILMKMAICELLNFPSIPVKVTINEYLELSKDYSTPKSNSFINGILDKILGDLKKNNTIKKIGRGLIED
- the coaE gene encoding dephospho-CoA kinase (Dephospho-CoA kinase (CoaE) performs the final step in coenzyme A biosynthesis.), giving the protein MYKVGITGGIGSGKTTACKVFEVLGIPVFYADTVAKEIMCKDAVLVAGVKAAFGNDSYFEDGKLNNKHIAGIVFNNEEALAKLNALVHPAVFRAFDAWEETIPANTPYTLKEAALLFESGSYKMCDTTILVTAPYDIKMKRVMLRDGVTAEQVKARMDKQLSDEEKSKIADHFIVNDEQQSIIEQVLALHQQFLKAAEALKSANV
- a CDS encoding YbbR-like domain-containing protein; the encoded protein is MPFIRLTKIEKRRVFSLLACLLLAIAAWLFMALNNKYIYVAKTVLVFKNTPTKRAFYPLQSDTIDLQVEGTGWQLLFARLRISPPSVSVSLSQLNTKDFIVFSDQLFNINRQLESTQKVISVKPDTLYFDFTKRVVKKVPVKLIDKLSFVKQYGISSEIILNPKYVKVAGPLEELSKLKFWPTDTLKQDKIQSSSTTRVALQHSIHKNVSIYPSSVEVKLPVDEFTEKTIEVPLKITNNRSYNSIKLYPKKVKVTFLVALSNYDQVDESFITATIDVDEWQNLGHRQFTVKITEFPDYCKLVSVSPSKIDFIVEK
- a CDS encoding DUF3276 family protein; amino-acid sequence: MGEFDNKEREEVFSKKVRAGKRTYFFDVKATRSGDYYLTVTESKKRLEDGVFVKHKIFLYKEDFEKFAEGLNETVDYIKTHQDVVEKRYEYSENGEHSAKASDDFTF
- a CDS encoding ZIP family metal transporter — encoded protein: MEIWKLCVLFFCAFLGGTAIFLVKSDKSKLLKLILSFSGAYLFAITVLHLIPDAYSGPDKWQIGIFILIGFLLQIFLEQFSEGVEHGHIHKHHDGHVFPFGVMISLCLHAFLEGMPLAKEQHNELIFGISLHHIPAAFALASILMQNHFKKSSIVFYLVMFAIMAPLGFYVSVGLSNGTIGGLDAYFNKIMGIVIGIFLHISTTILFESSADHKINTRKMIAVLLGIGVALIGFFAGH
- a CDS encoding DUF1573 domain-containing protein, which translates into the protein MKRTFILAIAALSFVACRNANNKTSETATAVSVGNDTSKTAKVAPADAPVIVFERDIFDFGKITQGEKVKHDFKLKNTGKSPLIVSNATATCGCTVPQVPGEPILPGKEGVISVVFNSEGKMGMQDKVVTVTSNANPTVTTVHLVGEVLAKK
- a CDS encoding ABC transporter ATP-binding protein: MKHLSRLNKYFLKYKWWIIPGSIFVVISNIFGVVPAQVIGYAVDLITENIQLFNLFYGFDRQAIIYDIFSSNLLFFGLLVIALYLLRGLFLFFMRQTIILMSRHIEFDMKNDIYQHYQELSLGFYRRNNTGDLMNRATEDVNRVRMYVGPAIMYTINTFVLSVLIIWSMFDVNAKLAIYCLLPLPFLVVIIYYVNTLIFKKSGKIQERLSDLSSFVQERFSGIRIIKSYVREDYTRNMFSIQSNDYKKDSMSLVKVSALFYPTMLLLIGLSTILTIYIGGIQVMNGSITAGNIAEFIIYINQLTFPVTMLGWVTSLIQRAAASQKRINEFLDIPSDIQSEETAEIELSGNIKFNHVSFTYPDTGIEALKDVSFEINSGEFVAIIGKTGSGKSTLANLIMRMYDVENGVINIDGKNIKTLNLKNYRNQIGFVPQEVFLFSDTIKNNIAFGLDKVTDEEVHAAARNASVYTNIIDFEEKFETMLGERGITLSGGQKQRVSIARALIKSPKILIFDDCLSAVDTKTEEEILQNLGKIMAGKTSILIAHRISTIKNADKILVLDNGKIIEQGTHNELLSLNGSYTDLYNHQLLEEETRTI
- a CDS encoding exonuclease gives rise to the protein MILADFITITPMGLYCVYGDFYLDPQQPVKEAVVSHAHGDHAIGGSQNVYCTAATATFMKHRYRKFAAVDFFTKSYHEPFKIKEVTITFYSAGHILGSAQVLMEYKGIKYLYTGDYKIEPDNTCEPFEFVEADVLITESTFANPETKHPSPINEIKKLNETSANIMLGSYALGKSQRIIQLLNEYCPTKNVMVHHSIMPFVKIYEDYGIKVGNYKMYDRKEMKNNQEHQVYIVPPMVFHSYHKAINVVRAFASGWKNLQQQNGISLYISDHADWDAILETIEKVKPKQVWTLHGDGKQLKDYFKNKLEVKILN
- a CDS encoding Glu/Leu/Phe/Val family dehydrogenase is translated as MPANSPSDFSILDQLSAYGHKKLVFCNDPDTGLKAIIAIHDTTLGPALGGTRMWSYSTESEALEDALRLSRGMTYKAAITGLNLGGGKGVIIGDSRKDKTETLMRSYGRFIKNLNGEFITAEEMGTNTRDMEYIRMETNYVTGVPESIGGAGNPAPFTAQGVYLGIKASVKEVFGTDMLAGRTIVVQGIGNVGEHLVALLRKENAEVLISDINQEQLTYVARKYKAKPIEADKIFTTDADVYAPCAMGATVNNKTIEKMKFAIIAGSANNQLKDEVLDSELLLKKGILFAPDYLINAGGLISCYSELTGFGKKRTVQLTENIYDATRSVIKLSKTENISTNIAANRIAEKRIADIKKIKSSY
- the yajC gene encoding preprotein translocase subunit YajC, whose product is MTSTVILQAAAGGSNMLTTIVPMVLIMVVFYFFMIRPQVKKAKDHKKLVEELKKGDKIVTTAGIHGRIADMNETTFLIEVEGGVKIRFDKSAVSLDATKAVVAPKA
- the ychF gene encoding redox-regulated ATPase YchF is translated as MALQCGIVGLPNVGKSTLFNCLSNAKAQAANFPFCTIEPNVGVITVPDDRLTKLAELVKPNKVQPNTIEIVDIAGLVKGASKGEGLGNQFLGNIRATNAIIHVLRCFDDGNVIHVDGSVDPIRDREIIDTELQLKDLDTVDKRIQKVEKMAKTGGDKDAKRTYEILTVVKSHLESGKSIRTAPLAQDDFDFIEDLGLLTQKPVMYVCNVDEASVINGNKYVDLVRASVADENAEVLVISAKIESEIAELDSYEERQEFLADLGLTESGVNKLIRAAYKLLNLYTYFTAGVQEVRAWTITKGFTAPQAAGVIHTDFEKGFIRAEVIKYNDFVTLGSENACKDAGKLGVEGKTYVVEDGDIMHFRFNV
- a CDS encoding DUF5522 domain-containing protein codes for the protein MKEGEDFYFNEDGLMVFTESYHLKRGYCCKNKCKHCPWGYGKKKEKK